From Psychrobacillus sp. FSL K6-2836, a single genomic window includes:
- a CDS encoding rhomboid family intramembrane serine protease: MFSRTENFKQYIKLYPVVSSLLVLNIAIHILTLVPIVGPQLYNFGIHFNLLISEGEYWRLLTPIFLHATIAHLLFNMFSLYIFGPELEQLAGKARFLTIYMLAGLVGNVATYLIHDWNYTSVGASGAIYGIFGAFGALVYYTRNFMPQLKQIIIPIIVIGVIMTFLQPQINITAHIAGLITGFILGMIYFHPKRIAAWKKRQRKLKSV, from the coding sequence ATGTTTAGTAGAACAGAAAATTTCAAACAATACATAAAACTATATCCAGTTGTTTCTTCTTTGCTCGTATTAAATATCGCTATTCATATTTTAACGTTGGTTCCTATAGTTGGACCCCAACTCTATAATTTTGGTATTCATTTTAACCTATTGATTAGTGAAGGTGAATATTGGCGTTTGCTAACTCCGATATTCTTGCATGCAACCATTGCTCACTTATTATTTAATATGTTCTCCTTATACATATTTGGACCAGAGTTGGAGCAATTGGCAGGGAAAGCTCGTTTCCTAACTATTTATATGTTAGCGGGATTAGTCGGTAATGTTGCCACCTACCTAATACATGACTGGAATTATACGAGTGTTGGTGCAAGTGGTGCGATTTATGGGATATTCGGAGCTTTTGGGGCTTTAGTTTATTATACGAGAAATTTCATGCCACAGCTAAAACAAATCATTATCCCGATTATCGTTATTGGGGTCATTATGACATTCTTACAGCCACAGATTAATATCACTGCCCATATAGCAGGGTTGATAACTGGGTTTATACTAGGAATGATTTACTTCCATCCTAAGCGAATTGCAGCTTGGAAGAAACGGCAACGTAAGCTTAAATCTGTGTAA
- the acpS gene encoding holo-ACP synthase, protein MITGIGLDITEIERIKSIQAKTSKFEERVLTDKERLQLNELSEARQIEYLAGRFAAKEAFSKARGTGIGKDCSFQDIEILKEPSGKPILYFKGIEVNGFVSITHTKVYAAAQVILQS, encoded by the coding sequence ATGATTACTGGAATAGGATTAGATATAACTGAAATTGAAAGAATTAAATCAATTCAGGCTAAAACAAGTAAATTTGAAGAACGTGTACTTACCGACAAAGAAAGACTTCAATTAAACGAATTATCAGAGGCAAGACAAATAGAATATTTAGCTGGAAGATTTGCAGCGAAAGAAGCATTTTCTAAAGCCCGAGGAACTGGAATAGGAAAAGATTGCAGTTTTCAAGATATTGAAATTCTAAAAGAGCCTTCTGGTAAGCCAATCCTGTATTTTAAGGGAATAGAAGTTAATGGATTTGTTTCTATCACTCATACAAAAGTTTATGCGGCTGCTCAGGTAATTCTACAATCATAA
- a CDS encoding LolA family protein: MKSRVAKLLFLFVTILVLSACGADSKEDVVKKLSNKWVDAKGYELTAEMSILTGDEPRVYGVEVWHTKPDFYRVEVSDTNAENTQMIIRNTEGVFVVTPALNKTYKFQSKWPTENSQAYLIGSLANDIKKDKAATFKEEGDNYVFETKTSNNHKNMLPYQKIYINKKTLLPTDVSIMNENKEEQIHIKFDKVSLGKTRAAAEYKIEQTPTGKAEGTEETVEASAEIDDAEFETYYPMLKWEQVHNIDEKVMEVDGEKRIILTYSGDKEFTIIQHRSEQGDSSIIPVFSPGDPVDLGVAIGAITDQSLSWEQDGMSFFIASSTLTKEEMIEVAASMTTGGLK; encoded by the coding sequence TTGAAGAGCCGAGTGGCTAAACTATTATTTTTATTTGTAACAATTTTAGTACTGTCTGCATGTGGAGCCGATTCAAAAGAAGATGTTGTGAAAAAACTAAGTAACAAGTGGGTGGATGCAAAGGGATATGAGCTCACAGCTGAGATGAGCATCTTAACTGGGGATGAACCAAGAGTGTACGGTGTGGAAGTTTGGCATACTAAACCTGATTTTTACCGAGTAGAGGTGTCGGATACAAATGCTGAGAATACGCAAATGATTATTCGTAACACAGAAGGCGTATTTGTCGTAACACCAGCACTAAACAAAACATATAAGTTTCAAAGCAAATGGCCAACTGAAAATAGCCAAGCATATTTGATCGGTTCACTAGCAAACGACATAAAAAAAGACAAGGCGGCAACCTTCAAAGAAGAAGGTGACAATTATGTCTTTGAAACAAAAACAAGTAATAACCATAAAAACATGTTGCCGTATCAAAAAATTTACATCAACAAAAAGACGTTACTACCAACGGATGTTTCTATCATGAATGAAAATAAAGAAGAACAAATTCATATTAAATTCGACAAGGTATCACTAGGAAAAACTCGTGCTGCAGCAGAATATAAGATTGAACAAACACCTACTGGTAAAGCAGAAGGCACGGAAGAAACAGTAGAGGCATCTGCGGAAATTGATGATGCTGAATTTGAAACATATTATCCAATGTTAAAATGGGAACAAGTGCATAATATTGATGAGAAAGTAATGGAAGTAGACGGAGAAAAAAGAATTATCTTAACATATAGCGGAGATAAAGAATTTACGATTATTCAACATAGAAGTGAACAAGGCGATTCTTCTATCATTCCTGTGTTTTCACCTGGAGATCCAGTTGACCTAGGAGTTGCAATTGGTGCAATAACAGACCAATCTCTTTCTTGGGAGCAGGATGGAATGTCATTCTTTATTGCTTCATCAACTTTAACAAAAGAAGAGATGATTGAAGTTGCAGCATCAATGACTACTGGTGGTTTAAAGTGA
- the alr gene encoding alanine racemase translates to MSQKYYRPTFIKVNLQAIQNNIKRLQEILPEHTGVIAVVKANGYGHGDIAVAQAALKAGANLLAVATPEEALRLREAGIQADILLLGTSPLSFLEEASRHNITLTAYSYEWLNATRNLQSPLKLHIKIDSGMGRIGFTEETELEQALAFIRERDWLHVTGVFTHFATADEEEQTVFQQQVSRFEKLLNVFELRPTLVHTSNSAATLIYPDQHWNAVRFGISMYGIAPSPWVNGELPFPLEKALTLHTEVTHVKKVPKGSTIGYGATYVAPSDEWIATIPIGYADGLLRKLHNQSVLIKGKKMPIVGKICMDQCMIRLDEKVKIGEKVVLIGKQETEEILIEEWAEALETIPYEVCCTFSNRIPRIYSK, encoded by the coding sequence ATGTCGCAAAAGTATTACCGACCAACGTTCATAAAAGTAAATTTACAAGCCATACAAAATAATATAAAACGACTCCAGGAAATACTTCCGGAACATACTGGAGTAATAGCCGTTGTAAAGGCGAATGGATACGGCCATGGAGATATTGCTGTTGCACAAGCTGCATTAAAAGCAGGAGCCAATCTCTTGGCGGTTGCCACGCCGGAAGAGGCATTACGCTTAAGGGAAGCGGGTATTCAAGCGGATATACTTTTATTAGGCACATCTCCGCTCTCTTTCTTAGAAGAGGCTTCCAGACATAACATTACACTTACAGCATATTCATATGAGTGGCTAAATGCTACTCGGAATCTCCAAAGTCCTTTAAAGCTGCATATAAAGATTGATAGCGGTATGGGCAGAATTGGTTTTACGGAAGAAACAGAGCTAGAGCAGGCACTTGCTTTCATTCGTGAAAGAGACTGGTTGCATGTTACGGGTGTTTTCACGCATTTTGCAACCGCGGATGAGGAAGAGCAAACGGTATTCCAACAACAAGTGTCAAGATTTGAAAAGTTATTAAATGTATTTGAGCTAAGACCTACCTTAGTGCACACCTCTAATAGTGCAGCGACATTAATATATCCTGACCAACACTGGAATGCTGTGCGTTTTGGTATATCTATGTATGGGATAGCGCCATCTCCTTGGGTTAATGGAGAACTTCCATTTCCATTAGAAAAAGCACTTACGTTGCACACAGAGGTTACACATGTAAAAAAGGTTCCGAAGGGCTCTACCATTGGTTACGGGGCTACATATGTAGCTCCATCGGACGAGTGGATTGCAACAATTCCGATTGGTTATGCAGATGGCTTATTAAGAAAACTACATAATCAATCTGTATTGATAAAAGGAAAAAAGATGCCAATCGTCGGGAAAATTTGTATGGATCAATGCATGATTCGTCTCGATGAAAAAGTAAAGATTGGTGAAAAAGTTGTATTAATAGGTAAACAAGAAACCGAGGAGATTCTTATTGAAGAATGGGCTGAAGCACTGGAAACTATCCCTTATGAAGTTTGCTGCACATTTTCCAATAGAATCCCCAGAATATATAGCAAGTAA
- a CDS encoding transcriptional regulator, with amino-acid sequence MVSDKKKKEAIIQLPNQLVNEGVKTVKQSLTGVESFVRVQANEYVKNGQANLIREAMMKGYVEMSHINLSICTECLHAEYEAQHTTERLVSGG; translated from the coding sequence GTGGTAAGTGATAAAAAGAAAAAGGAAGCGATTATTCAGCTTCCAAATCAATTGGTTAATGAAGGAGTAAAAACCGTAAAACAATCATTAACTGGCGTAGAAAGTTTCGTTCGTGTCCAAGCAAATGAATATGTAAAAAATGGTCAGGCAAATCTTATAAGAGAAGCGATGATGAAAGGCTATGTTGAGATGTCTCATATAAATCTATCCATTTGTACGGAGTGTTTACATGCAGAATACGAAGCTCAACATACAACAGAGCGACTCGTAAGTGGAGGATGA
- a CDS encoding type II toxin-antitoxin system PemK/MazF family toxin: protein MIVKRGDVFFADLSPVIGSEQGGTRPVLVIQNDIGNRFSPTVIVAAITAQIQKAKLPTHVEINAKEYDFERDSVILLEQLRTIDKSRLTDKITHLDVDVMEDVDHALGISLGIVKF, encoded by the coding sequence TTGATCGTAAAACGTGGAGACGTTTTTTTTGCGGATTTATCACCAGTAATCGGGTCTGAGCAAGGTGGTACCAGACCCGTTTTGGTGATACAAAATGATATCGGTAATAGATTCAGTCCAACTGTCATTGTGGCAGCTATCACAGCTCAAATTCAAAAGGCGAAATTACCAACGCATGTAGAAATAAATGCAAAAGAATATGATTTTGAACGTGATTCGGTTATTTTATTGGAACAGTTAAGAACAATTGATAAATCTCGACTCACGGATAAAATCACCCACCTAGACGTAGACGTGATGGAAGATGTGGATCATGCATTAGGGATTAGCTTAGGTATCGTTAAATTTTAA
- a CDS encoding STAS domain-containing protein, whose amino-acid sequence MNKRIASYIHENIDEILENWRVKMEEEKDDRFFQIMSDKIVDNTVREFGELMISNLTEEKATYTAKLNDFSVQIVRYGWSISFVLKALTNFTEVIYEKMDEVEYLNEGNFKSHRELLTNWITPLNHSIVDAYSVVWEKTVSLQKIALQELSASLIPVFEKISVMPLVGTIDTERAKLIMENLLQGVVKHRAEVVLLDITGVPVVDTMVAHHIIQAADAVRLVGAKCMLVGIRPEIAQTIVTLGINLNDFTTTSTLQKGVEQALAMTNRAIVEVNI is encoded by the coding sequence ATGAATAAAAGAATTGCTTCGTATATTCATGAAAATATTGATGAAATTTTAGAAAATTGGAGAGTCAAAATGGAAGAAGAGAAAGATGATCGATTCTTCCAAATTATGTCGGATAAAATTGTTGACAACACAGTTCGTGAATTCGGAGAGTTAATGATTTCGAATCTAACGGAAGAAAAAGCGACATACACGGCAAAGTTAAATGATTTCTCTGTTCAGATTGTACGCTATGGGTGGTCTATTTCTTTTGTATTAAAGGCACTAACGAACTTTACGGAAGTAATTTATGAAAAAATGGACGAAGTAGAGTATTTAAATGAAGGTAATTTCAAATCACACAGAGAATTATTAACTAATTGGATTACTCCTTTAAACCATAGTATTGTGGATGCTTATTCTGTAGTGTGGGAAAAAACAGTGAGTTTACAAAAAATTGCTTTACAAGAGCTTTCTGCTTCATTAATTCCTGTTTTTGAAAAAATTTCAGTTATGCCTTTAGTAGGTACAATTGATACAGAACGAGCAAAACTAATCATGGAAAACCTACTACAGGGAGTAGTCAAGCATCGGGCAGAAGTAGTATTACTAGACATAACAGGAGTTCCTGTAGTAGATACGATGGTTGCTCATCATATTATTCAAGCAGCAGATGCTGTACGTTTAGTCGGAGCCAAATGTATGCTAGTTGGAATTCGACCAGAAATTGCTCAAACTATCGTCACTCTAGGCATTAATTTAAATGATTTCACAACAACAAGCACTTTACAAAAAGGGGTTGAACAAGCCCTAGCAATGACAAATCGTGCAATAGTAGAGGTGAATATATAA
- a CDS encoding STAS domain-containing protein gives MMTRIPILKLRDCLIVSIQWELDDQTALAFQEDLLDKLHTTAARGVVLDLTPIDFIDSFIAKVLGDVISMSGLMGAKVVITGIQPAVAITLIELGIRLENVVTALDLENGLEKLERELED, from the coding sequence ATGATGACAAGAATACCAATTTTAAAACTGAGAGATTGTTTAATCGTTTCCATCCAGTGGGAGTTAGATGATCAAACTGCTCTTGCTTTTCAAGAAGATTTACTTGATAAGCTTCATACAACCGCAGCGAGAGGAGTAGTACTTGATCTTACGCCGATCGACTTTATCGACTCATTCATCGCAAAGGTACTGGGCGATGTTATTAGTATGTCCGGTCTAATGGGTGCAAAGGTAGTGATTACGGGTATTCAACCTGCAGTAGCTATTACCCTCATAGAATTAGGAATTAGGCTTGAGAATGTAGTCACGGCTCTAGACTTAGAAAATGGATTGGAAAAATTAGAACGAGAATTGGAGGACTAA
- a CDS encoding anti-sigma regulatory factor, giving the protein MNLRSSVDIITEWDIVAARQLGRNEAKDVGFGTVDQARITTAISELARNIYLYAGKGKIEIRQITEGNLRGLLVIASDSGPGIVDVRKVMEDGYTTSGGLGAGLPGVKRLMDDFRIETVLGEGTTISASKLLR; this is encoded by the coding sequence ATGAACTTAAGGTCTTCTGTTGATATAATAACTGAGTGGGATATCGTTGCTGCAAGGCAACTTGGAAGAAATGAAGCGAAAGATGTTGGCTTCGGTACAGTTGACCAAGCAAGAATTACGACAGCGATTAGTGAGCTCGCTCGTAATATATACTTATATGCAGGTAAAGGTAAAATAGAAATTAGACAAATTACAGAAGGTAATCTGAGAGGTCTATTAGTAATTGCATCTGATAGCGGACCAGGAATTGTAGATGTTCGTAAAGTCATGGAAGATGGGTATACAACGTCGGGTGGTCTTGGCGCCGGTCTACCAGGTGTAAAGCGATTAATGGATGATTTTAGAATTGAAACTGTACTAGGAGAAGGCACTACAATTAGTGCATCTAAGTTATTAAGATAG
- a CDS encoding PP2C family protein-serine/threonine phosphatase gives MPQEFKRQYKEILEQYTQRQTEHNLYEGQNFSRQLIQKNISPEEVISIHKASLEELMPDLPNNVWHSFDLLIEVMIRYGLALKEHQTLIKKQENFKMEMELASNVQQTLLKTKVPQLNDLDIGMISVPAKEMNGDYTHFLNDDTTVGIAVADVIGKGIPAALCMSMIKYGMDSLNGAETEPIIVLDVINRIVEKSVSDSMFISMFYGTYDTSKSVFTYASAGHEPPLFYCAKSNSFSELQAKGLLLGVISNVKYEQHSISLEKDDFIVMMTDGVTECRSKDGFIDQNTVMDIIESVRDQSAQDMVEYVFHKLEELQEFEQRDDFTLVIFKKK, from the coding sequence ATGCCTCAAGAGTTTAAGAGACAATACAAAGAGATTTTAGAACAATACACGCAAAGACAAACAGAACATAATTTGTATGAGGGGCAAAATTTCAGTAGACAACTCATCCAAAAGAATATTTCTCCAGAGGAAGTTATAAGCATACATAAGGCTTCTTTAGAAGAGCTTATGCCTGATTTGCCGAACAATGTTTGGCATTCTTTTGATTTATTAATAGAAGTGATGATTAGATATGGACTAGCATTAAAAGAACATCAAACGTTAATAAAGAAACAGGAAAACTTTAAGATGGAAATGGAGTTAGCGTCTAATGTTCAACAAACCTTGTTGAAAACAAAGGTGCCACAGTTGAACGATTTGGATATAGGGATGATCTCAGTTCCTGCAAAAGAAATGAACGGTGATTATACGCATTTTCTAAATGATGATACTACAGTAGGTATCGCTGTTGCTGATGTAATCGGAAAAGGGATTCCAGCTGCCTTGTGCATGTCCATGATTAAATATGGAATGGATAGTTTGAATGGAGCAGAAACTGAACCTATAATAGTACTAGATGTCATTAATAGAATCGTTGAGAAAAGTGTAAGTGATTCGATGTTTATTTCTATGTTTTATGGAACTTACGACACTTCGAAAAGTGTGTTTACATATGCATCAGCCGGACACGAACCACCTTTATTTTATTGCGCTAAATCTAATAGTTTTTCAGAATTACAAGCAAAGGGATTATTATTAGGTGTTATTTCCAATGTTAAATATGAACAACATTCTATTTCCTTAGAAAAAGACGATTTTATCGTTATGATGACCGATGGCGTAACTGAATGTCGTTCAAAAGATGGATTCATTGACCAAAATACCGTGATGGATATTATTGAAAGCGTAAGAGATCAGTCCGCCCAAGATATGGTGGAATATGTATTTCATAAGCTGGAGGAATTGCAGGAGTTTGAACAACGAGATGATTTTACACTCGTTATTTTCAAAAAGAAGTAA
- a CDS encoding anti-sigma factor antagonist (This anti-anti-sigma factor, or anti-sigma factor antagonist, belongs to a family that includes characterized members SpoIIAA, RsbV, RsfA, and RsfB.): protein MNISVELHTLDELHIKGFIGGEIDAYTAPILREKLMEIDLQENTNVELNLMDVSYMDSTGLGVFVGFYKSINAANGHMELTGLSSRLKRLFDITGLVEIMDIQATDKEVKIDETV from the coding sequence ATGAATATTTCAGTTGAATTACATACATTAGATGAGTTGCACATTAAAGGATTCATTGGTGGAGAGATTGATGCTTATACAGCGCCAATACTAAGAGAGAAACTAATGGAGATAGACTTACAAGAAAATACGAATGTTGAATTGAATTTAATGGACGTTTCATATATGGATAGTACAGGGTTAGGTGTTTTTGTTGGTTTTTATAAAAGTATAAATGCTGCAAATGGTCATATGGAGTTAACGGGACTTTCATCTAGATTAAAACGCCTATTCGATATAACTGGTTTAGTAGAAATTATGGATATCCAGGCTACAGATAAAGAGGTGAAAATAGATGAAACCGTTTGA
- the rsbW gene encoding anti-sigma B factor RsbW, with protein sequence MKPFDYVEIRVPAKPQYVSVARLTISGLANRIGFTYDDIEDLKIAASEAITNAVQHAYADNEEGEVVIGCALYEEKMEIMVADHGKSFNFEETKAKVGPYHELEEISFLREGGLGLYLIETLMDEVKVHHQEGVTVFMTKHVGVEQVDENVEHVPS encoded by the coding sequence ATGAAACCGTTTGATTATGTAGAAATCCGAGTGCCTGCGAAGCCACAGTATGTTAGCGTTGCACGACTCACAATTTCTGGTTTAGCCAATCGCATCGGATTTACGTATGACGATATTGAAGATTTAAAAATCGCTGCAAGTGAAGCCATTACAAATGCTGTACAACATGCCTATGCGGATAATGAGGAAGGCGAAGTGGTCATTGGCTGCGCTTTGTACGAAGAAAAAATGGAAATCATGGTTGCGGATCATGGGAAAAGTTTTAACTTTGAAGAAACAAAAGCAAAAGTAGGACCATATCACGAATTAGAAGAAATATCCTTTTTAAGAGAAGGCGGTCTTGGTTTATATTTAATCGAGACATTAATGGATGAAGTGAAAGTCCATCACCAAGAAGGTGTTACTGTATTTATGACGAAACATGTCGGAGTAGAGCAGGTGGATGAAAATGTCGAACACGTCCCTTCCTAA
- the sigB gene encoding RNA polymerase sigma factor SigB encodes MSNTSLPNKESKEKILEWIKEYQETESEEAQTNLVLNYTRLVESIARKYSNGKSHHEDIAQVGMLGLLGAIRRYDPSFGKNFEAFAIPTIIGEIKRFLRDKTWAIHVPRRIKELGPRIRAAVETLTVEFQRSPIIPEIADFLGVEVEDVLEAMEMGKSYQALSMDHSLESDSDGSTITLFDVIGKTDSEYEKTDQRLLVANALNVLSEREKEIIQLTYMEQLSQKETGERLGISQMHVSRIQRKAIKKLQEAILSSGGVVK; translated from the coding sequence ATGTCGAACACGTCCCTTCCTAATAAAGAATCGAAAGAGAAAATATTGGAATGGATCAAGGAATATCAAGAGACAGAAAGTGAAGAGGCTCAAACAAATTTAGTGCTAAATTATACTAGATTGGTTGAATCTATCGCTCGAAAATACTCTAATGGTAAATCGCATCATGAGGATATCGCACAAGTAGGCATGCTGGGTCTCCTTGGGGCTATTCGAAGATATGATCCATCCTTTGGTAAAAACTTTGAAGCTTTTGCAATTCCGACAATTATCGGCGAGATAAAACGTTTTTTGAGAGATAAAACGTGGGCTATTCATGTTCCAAGAAGGATTAAAGAGCTAGGACCACGTATCCGAGCGGCGGTTGAAACACTAACAGTTGAATTTCAACGTTCACCTATTATCCCCGAAATAGCTGATTTCCTAGGGGTAGAAGTGGAAGATGTGCTAGAAGCTATGGAAATGGGTAAAAGTTATCAAGCATTATCTATGGATCATTCGCTTGAATCGGATTCGGATGGAAGCACAATTACATTATTTGACGTAATAGGTAAAACGGATAGCGAGTACGAGAAAACAGATCAGCGTTTACTTGTAGCCAATGCGCTTAATGTTTTATCTGAACGAGAGAAAGAAATAATTCAACTTACATATATGGAGCAACTTAGTCAAAAAGAGACGGGTGAACGTCTCGGTATATCCCAAATGCACGTATCTAGAATTCAACGCAAAGCTATAAAGAAATTACAAGAGGCCATTTTATCGTCAGGTGGAGTAGTAAAATGA
- a CDS encoding PP2C family serine/threonine-protein phosphatase, which produces MMDFSDDKVELFVYQEAKSGNLESGDTYYITKTDDFMLCAIADGLGNGPVAKESADIIPEILEQYKEETLDELLLRCNDLMVQKRGAAVALVKIDYKNQTISYSCVGNVKFYMYKRATDKMIYPLPVMGYLSGRKQRTNTQTYACDKNDLFMLHSDGVVMNSPKSTIKVAANARCLYDTVFKEIEHGDDSTFIVGSLL; this is translated from the coding sequence ATGATGGATTTTTCAGATGACAAAGTAGAATTGTTTGTATACCAAGAAGCCAAAAGTGGAAATTTAGAATCTGGAGATACCTATTACATTACAAAGACAGACGATTTTATGCTTTGTGCTATAGCAGACGGATTGGGAAACGGGCCAGTAGCTAAAGAGTCTGCTGATATTATTCCCGAAATTTTAGAGCAATATAAAGAAGAAACACTAGATGAATTATTATTACGTTGCAATGATTTGATGGTTCAAAAACGCGGTGCGGCAGTAGCGTTAGTAAAAATAGATTATAAAAATCAAACTATATCCTATAGCTGTGTAGGAAATGTAAAGTTTTATATGTATAAACGTGCTACAGACAAAATGATTTATCCCTTACCAGTAATGGGATATTTGTCTGGAAGAAAACAAAGGACTAATACTCAAACATACGCATGTGATAAAAATGATTTGTTCATGCTGCACTCCGATGGTGTTGTGATGAATAGTCCAAAATCTACTATCAAAGTTGCGGCAAATGCTCGATGTCTCTATGACACAGTTTTTAAGGAAATCGAACATGGAGACGACTCTACATTTATAGTTGGAAGCTTACTCTAA